TGTGAAAAAGAGAAGGGCAAGTCCGATCGGCCACCAGATGATGAAGCCGAGGATGGTCACGGCGATCCAGCCCGGATGCCAAGGCGTATCAAGCATGCGGGGACGCTCGTACGGTTGGTGTTGGTCCGAAGGGCCGCGCCAGCGATTGACATCAGCGGTGTAGGCCATTTCCTTCTCCATGACGGCATCAGCCGTTGTGAATGTAAATAACATTTACATAGCTAGACCATCCCGTGATTTTGTCAAGCCGGCCGCCTGACACGCCCGCGTGATTATTTGCGCAATTTTATTTCGGCTTGCCCCAAGGACCACCCGGAGCACCGCCGGGCGGCCCGCCTGAACCGGAGGATGCCTCCGGCGGCACCGGCGGCGGCTCGGGCCCCCTGGGCGGAGGGCGGCGGTCGGTCGGGAAGCCGAGACCGCGCAGATAGATCAGCACCTCGGCCTCCAACAGCTCGTCCGGCGACATCGGCAGCTTTCGTCGCGCGGCGTCGCCGCGGGAGAACAGCGAGGCCACGCCGTGCGCCATCGACCAGATGTGCAGCGCCATCATCATCGCCGGCGGTCGCGGCGTGCCGGGCGGCGCCAGCGCCGCGAGCCGTTCGGCCGCGGCGCGAATGATGTTGAATGCGCGCTCGCTTGCGGCCTGCAGCGCGGGATTGGCATCGACCGGCAGGCCGGATTCGAACATCGCGTTGTAGAAGGCGGGCTCCTCGCGGGCGAAGGCGAGATAGGCCTTGCCGACCCGCTCGAAGGCCGTGACCGTGTCGGGGCGCCCGTCGTCCCAGGCCGCGGTCAGGCGCGCCTCGAACTGCTCGAAGCCGCGCTGGGCGATCGAGGACAACAGCTCGTCGCGGTCGCGGAAATGCCGGTACGGCGCCGCCGCGCTGACGCCGGCCATGCGGGCGGCATCGGCGAAGGTAAAGCCGGCCGCGCCCTTCTCGGCGATCAGCCCGAGAGCGGCCTGCAGAAGTGCTTCCTTCAGATTGCCGTGGTGATAGCCGCGCTCGGCGCGGCGCTGCTCCTTGCGCCAGCTCATGTGAACGATCTTTACATGAGCCGGGCGCGAAGGTCACTAGCAGGAATCGGGCGTGATTAACCCCATCCATCCCAAGGCGACGTCGGGGCCGTCGCGGCAAGTTACATCTGCGGAATCGGCAGAACGGGCATGACCTCGATCGCCTCACCCGGGAAGATTGCGAAATGCGGATGGTTCTCGAACAGTTTTGCCGCCTCTTCCTGCGAGGCAGCCCGCACCACCGTGAAGCCGGTCAGCGCGTTGCTGATCTCGGTGATGCCGCGTCCGTCGATCCTGCGGGTCTTGCCGAGCGGGCCGCCCATCTCGACGATGACGTCCTTGTGCTTTTCGACCCAGCCGTGCCAGGCGGCCATGCCCTCACGCTCTTTCGCCTTCCGTTCCGCCTCGGGCATCGCATGCCAGGCCTTCATTTTTTCGCCGCTCATGCTGCCGAGATAGACGGCGAGGAAATTGTGTTGCGTGCTCATCGGTCTCTCCGTTGTTGGGTCTTGTTGCAGCCGCGGTCTCATCGCGACCATTGCTTCAGGTCGCCAAACCCGGCGGCGGCGGCCTGCACCTCGGGCGGAAAGTCCGCCATCTCCTGAACCTGCCGGATCTCGATGATCTCGTTCGGCGCGGCCGGGCACTGTTTCGCCCAGTCAATCGCCTCGGCGCGCGAGGCAACCTCGATCATCCAATAGCCGCCCAGCACTTCCTTGGCTTCGGTGAATGGGCCGTCGGTGACCATGGGCTGGCCGGTCGCGAACGACACCCGCGCACCCATCGACGGCGGATGCAGGCCGTCGAGCGTGATCAGCACGCCCGCGTCCTTCAGCGCCTCGTTGTAGCGCATCATCGCCGCGACACGCTCGGGATCGAGCTGCACGTCCGCCGGCGCGGCCTCGTAGCCGAGCGGAATCATCAACATCATGAATCGCATGGGATCGTGTCCTGGCTTCTGCGTCGTTCCGGGATGCGCCGTGAGGCGAAGGCCCGCTTGCGTCCAAGACGAATGAACTCTCGTGGAACCGACATGCCTCCGCGGAAATAATCCGGAGGTGCCCAGCTCCCCGGCCCTAGCGCGGCTGCGGCAGGAAACGACCATCCTGCCGGGCAGCGCCGAAATAGACGTCGATGCGCCGGACCTTGCCGCCTGCGAAGGTGAGGAACTCCGTGTTGCGAAAACTCCTGCCATCCGTCGCAAGGCAAAGATAGGTGACGAAGGCCTCCTCGCCCCGGACGAAGATGCGCTCGATGTCATGCCGCGCGATCCAGCCGGTGTCGCCCCAACAGCGGTCGAAATAGGTTGCCTTGTCGAGGTCGTCGTCGAACGGGCTGGTGAAGCGGAAATCATCGGCCAATGCGTCGGCGACCCGCTGCCGGTCGTTGATGAGATAGGCCGCGAAGAGGTCTCGGATCAGGCGCTCGCAGTCGTCGGGCATCAATCGTCTCCGCAAGAAAGATTCAGTTGAAGACGGTTCACACCGGACCGCGCCGACACCGCGGCTCCGCCGACGCCGGCCTGAACTGGAAAAATATTTCGCTGAGCTCCGTAAAACCACGGGCCGCCCTTGTGAACTCCGACGTGCATATAGGCCAAGAACCGCTGTGAGTTGAAGGACATGAGCGATACACGTAGGATTACGGAAATCGGCCTTGCGACGACGCGTGCTTTACCGTTGCTCAAGAAGAGAATGCAACTTT
The sequence above is drawn from the Bradyrhizobium amphicarpaeae genome and encodes:
- a CDS encoding TetR/AcrR family transcriptional regulator, producing MSWRKEQRRAERGYHHGNLKEALLQAALGLIAEKGAAGFTFADAARMAGVSAAAPYRHFRDRDELLSSIAQRGFEQFEARLTAAWDDGRPDTVTAFERVGKAYLAFAREEPAFYNAMFESGLPVDANPALQAASERAFNIIRAAAERLAALAPPGTPRPPAMMMALHIWSMAHGVASLFSRGDAARRKLPMSPDELLEAEVLIYLRGLGFPTDRRPPPRGPEPPPVPPEASSGSGGPPGGAPGGPWGKPK
- a CDS encoding YciI family protein translates to MSTQHNFLAVYLGSMSGEKMKAWHAMPEAERKAKEREGMAAWHGWVEKHKDVIVEMGGPLGKTRRIDGRGITEISNALTGFTVVRAASQEEAAKLFENHPHFAIFPGEAIEVMPVLPIPQM
- a CDS encoding YciI family protein, with product MRFMMLMIPLGYEAAPADVQLDPERVAAMMRYNEALKDAGVLITLDGLHPPSMGARVSFATGQPMVTDGPFTEAKEVLGGYWMIEVASRAEAIDWAKQCPAAPNEIIEIRQVQEMADFPPEVQAAAAGFGDLKQWSR
- a CDS encoding nuclear transport factor 2 family protein, with the protein product MPDDCERLIRDLFAAYLINDRQRVADALADDFRFTSPFDDDLDKATYFDRCWGDTGWIARHDIERIFVRGEEAFVTYLCLATDGRSFRNTEFLTFAGGKVRRIDVYFGAARQDGRFLPQPR